One genomic segment of Kordiimonas sp. SCSIO 12603 includes these proteins:
- a CDS encoding DUF1835 domain-containing protein — protein sequence MLDSEKTLHIRCGSDIKQGLEKAGFVGSFLEFSDPLCQGPVLDTVEDEFLYARADFIKEAFGGDTDRALKQLKSQYDALNDLDKYEEIILWFEHDTYDQLILAKLLSAFTGRELPPVHLILISDYDVEPRFIGLGQLSPENLKSVWEQRKQVRTQQFEYGNRVWQAVIQPKPDAVEALIAEDESVIPEMRNALKRHLQQLPDKMRLLSLTEELSLKILQKEASSVGTVFRKLMLEEEPLPYLGDMMFWYEFQSLIAGGLLEETEPAKDWPAKRFKLSEKGEKLLEEGAEAAGWTIPLERWVGGIKITAESTLYYRRDA from the coding sequence ATGCTCGACAGTGAAAAGACACTTCATATCCGGTGTGGCTCAGATATTAAACAAGGCCTTGAGAAAGCCGGTTTTGTGGGAAGTTTCCTTGAGTTTTCTGATCCGCTTTGTCAGGGGCCTGTTTTGGACACTGTGGAAGATGAATTTCTGTACGCCCGTGCTGATTTCATCAAAGAGGCCTTTGGCGGTGATACTGATAGAGCACTCAAGCAACTGAAAAGCCAGTATGATGCGCTTAATGATCTGGATAAATATGAAGAGATTATCCTTTGGTTCGAGCATGACACATATGATCAATTGATCCTGGCGAAACTGCTGTCTGCGTTTACGGGGCGTGAGTTGCCGCCCGTTCACCTGATCCTGATCAGCGATTATGATGTCGAGCCACGTTTTATTGGTCTTGGGCAGTTATCACCTGAAAATTTAAAATCTGTCTGGGAGCAGCGCAAGCAGGTGCGTACTCAGCAATTTGAATATGGAAATAGAGTGTGGCAGGCGGTAATCCAGCCAAAGCCTGATGCGGTGGAAGCACTGATTGCGGAGGATGAAAGTGTTATTCCTGAAATGCGGAATGCACTGAAACGCCACCTGCAGCAGCTGCCAGACAAGATGCGACTGTTGAGTTTAACGGAAGAACTAAGTCTGAAAATCCTTCAAAAGGAAGCTTCTTCCGTTGGTACTGTATTTCGGAAATTAATGCTGGAAGAAGAGCCGCTACCATACCTGGGAGACATGATGTTCTGGTATGAGTTTCAATCGCTGATCGCTGGCGGCCTTCTTGAGGAAACAGAGCCTGCCAAAGATTGGCCTGCAAAACGGTTCAAGCTTTCTGAAAAAGGCGAGAAGCTTTTAGAGGAGGGTGCTGAAGCCGCTGGCTGGACTATTCCTCTTGAACGCTGGGTTGGTGGTATCAAGATTACGGCGGAGAGTACCCTATATTACCGAAGAGATGCTTAA
- a CDS encoding M13 family metallopeptidase encodes MKFQTMGMLTAITALLAACDAPEQTEKSSKTETVEVAAKPVIEPWGYPLTALDKSTRPQDDLYQFANGGWLAATEIPGDRSGVGFSQIMRDRNDERIKSIIADFQSAEVAAGSDGQKIRDLYAAYMDIAAINAAGMKPLLPLLGEIEAATDHDDIARAMMAPALGARSLFGIFVGIDSKDPNNYTVSASHAGTALPDKSYYERDSERLTALRASYVDYMEKVFTRLGDADPRAKAEAVFNLEKAIASNHWSRAERRNADRTYNPLTIDELAAYAPGFPWKVAVDSYGVGNTNKIVVREKEAFPPMAELFAATTVDLWKDYLRFHLVASNAQYLSDEIADERFAFFGTVLRGQKAQRPRDERAIAFVNNFLNQAVGKIYIERFFSEESKALVREMFENIRLELGERIDNLTWMTDDTKAAARTKLAKMNAKIAYPEVWRDYSAWTVSPTNLFGDIQAYRQFDHEQDIARLGKTVDKREWFSGPQTVNAFYSPSRNEAFIPAGYIQSPLFDPNADPALNYGALGSIIGHEIGHGFDDQGSKYDGDGVLQAWWSEEDRAAFNTLGDGFAEQFSQYEPIEGLHVNGRQTLGENIGDLAGMIVAYHAWERSLDGKAPAVLDGFTGPQRFFMGRAQGRRYKRTEESLRQRLLSAPHSPMYLRVNGMARNMDEFHEAFGVKPGDKMWLAPEDRVKIW; translated from the coding sequence ATGAAATTCCAAACAATGGGTATGCTAACCGCCATCACAGCACTGCTGGCAGCATGCGACGCACCGGAACAAACAGAAAAATCATCAAAGACCGAAACGGTTGAGGTGGCAGCTAAACCAGTTATCGAGCCTTGGGGTTATCCGCTTACTGCTCTGGATAAAAGCACCCGCCCGCAAGACGATTTATATCAATTTGCAAACGGTGGCTGGCTTGCAGCGACCGAAATTCCAGGTGACCGCAGCGGCGTTGGTTTTTCCCAGATCATGCGCGACCGGAACGATGAACGCATTAAATCAATCATTGCCGATTTCCAAAGTGCAGAAGTTGCGGCAGGTAGCGATGGCCAAAAGATTCGTGACCTATACGCCGCCTATATGGATATCGCGGCAATCAATGCTGCGGGTATGAAACCACTATTACCTCTGCTTGGCGAAATCGAAGCCGCAACAGACCATGACGATATCGCTCGGGCAATGATGGCGCCAGCGCTTGGTGCTCGGTCATTGTTTGGTATTTTCGTAGGCATTGATAGCAAAGACCCTAATAACTATACGGTCAGCGCCAGTCATGCTGGAACAGCCTTACCTGATAAAAGTTACTATGAACGTGATAGCGAACGCCTAACCGCTTTGCGTGCATCTTACGTCGACTATATGGAAAAGGTTTTCACCCGTCTTGGCGACGCTGACCCTCGCGCAAAGGCCGAAGCAGTTTTCAATCTGGAAAAAGCAATTGCCTCGAACCACTGGTCTCGCGCTGAGCGCCGCAATGCTGACCGTACCTATAACCCTCTCACTATTGATGAACTAGCTGCATATGCCCCGGGTTTCCCCTGGAAGGTTGCTGTCGATAGTTATGGTGTTGGAAACACGAATAAAATTGTTGTTCGGGAAAAAGAAGCATTTCCACCGATGGCAGAGCTTTTTGCTGCTACAACAGTAGATCTGTGGAAAGATTATCTGCGCTTCCATCTTGTAGCATCAAATGCACAGTATTTATCTGATGAAATTGCTGACGAAAGATTTGCTTTTTTCGGAACGGTACTCAGAGGCCAGAAAGCGCAGCGTCCACGGGATGAAAGAGCAATTGCCTTTGTGAACAACTTCCTCAACCAGGCTGTTGGTAAAATCTATATTGAGCGTTTCTTCTCTGAAGAATCTAAAGCGCTTGTGCGCGAAATGTTCGAAAACATCCGTCTTGAGCTTGGCGAACGCATTGATAATCTTACATGGATGACAGATGACACCAAAGCCGCGGCACGTACAAAACTTGCCAAAATGAACGCGAAAATCGCGTATCCAGAAGTTTGGCGCGATTACAGCGCATGGACAGTATCTCCAACAAATCTATTTGGCGATATTCAGGCCTACCGGCAGTTTGACCATGAACAGGACATTGCGCGCCTTGGTAAAACTGTAGACAAACGCGAATGGTTTAGCGGCCCGCAAACTGTAAATGCATTCTACAGCCCATCCCGAAATGAAGCCTTTATTCCAGCGGGTTATATCCAGTCTCCACTGTTCGACCCTAACGCGGACCCAGCACTGAACTATGGTGCTCTGGGTAGTATCATTGGTCATGAAATTGGACACGGTTTTGATGATCAGGGCTCTAAGTATGATGGTGACGGCGTACTGCAGGCTTGGTGGTCTGAAGAGGATCGTGCAGCATTTAATACACTCGGTGATGGTTTTGCAGAACAGTTCAGCCAGTATGAGCCTATTGAAGGACTACATGTAAACGGCCGCCAAACACTTGGGGAAAACATAGGTGATCTCGCAGGTATGATCGTTGCGTATCATGCGTGGGAACGTTCGCTGGATGGCAAGGCCCCAGCGGTGCTAGACGGCTTTACCGGACCACAACGTTTCTTTATGGGCCGCGCGCAAGGACGCCGCTATAAACGTACCGAAGAAAGCTTGAGACAACGCCTTCTGTCAGCGCCTCACAGCCCAATGTACCTGCGGGTTAACGGCATGGCGCGCAACATGGATGAGTTCCATGAAGCCTTCGGTGTTAAGCCTGGCGATAAGATGTGGCTGGCCCCTGAGGACCGCGTGAAAATTTGGTAA
- a CDS encoding NAD-dependent epimerase/dehydratase family protein has protein sequence MTILVTGVAGFIGMHVAKALLDKGESVLGIDNLNDYYDPALKNARLQQLDDYPAFTFKYCDFANNERLIEATSGVKLKSVIHLGAQAGVRYSIDNPAAYIQSNLVGHANILEVCRHSDSLDHLVYASSSSVYGGNTKLPFSVDDPVDTPVSLYAATKRADEILSQSYAHLYGLPQTGLRFFTVYGPWGRPDMALWLFTEAILNGKPIRVFNHGDMARDFTYIDDIVGGILSTLEKPPVAGSQNAFGGSAPHKIYNIGNNKPEPLLDMISVLEEALGTKAEKQFEPMQAGDVKETFADTSALEADVGFKASTPISVGIPNFVDWYKGYHQL, from the coding sequence ATGACAATTCTGGTTACAGGCGTAGCAGGCTTTATTGGCATGCATGTAGCAAAAGCCCTTTTAGATAAAGGGGAAAGCGTATTGGGAATCGATAACCTCAATGATTATTACGATCCCGCCCTTAAAAACGCCCGTCTTCAGCAGCTTGATGACTATCCAGCCTTTACCTTTAAATATTGCGATTTCGCGAATAATGAACGTTTAATAGAGGCGACATCAGGCGTAAAATTAAAATCTGTTATCCACTTAGGCGCACAAGCTGGTGTTCGTTATTCTATTGATAATCCGGCAGCTTATATCCAGTCCAACCTCGTTGGACATGCCAATATCCTTGAAGTATGCCGACATTCAGACAGCCTTGATCATCTGGTATATGCAAGTTCCAGCAGCGTCTATGGCGGCAATACCAAACTGCCCTTCTCGGTTGATGATCCCGTTGATACACCTGTTTCCTTGTACGCTGCTACAAAACGCGCCGATGAGATTTTAAGCCAAAGCTACGCGCACCTCTATGGCCTGCCGCAAACCGGCTTACGTTTCTTCACTGTATACGGCCCTTGGGGGCGCCCGGATATGGCATTATGGCTATTCACAGAAGCAATTCTGAACGGCAAGCCTATCAGAGTGTTTAATCACGGCGATATGGCCCGCGACTTCACCTATATTGATGATATTGTTGGTGGAATTTTAAGTACCTTAGAAAAACCACCAGTGGCAGGCAGTCAAAATGCTTTTGGCGGCAGCGCACCCCATAAAATATACAATATCGGCAACAATAAACCTGAGCCGCTTCTAGATATGATTAGCGTGCTTGAAGAAGCCTTAGGCACAAAAGCAGAAAAACAGTTTGAACCAATGCAGGCTGGTGATGTGAAAGAAACATTTGCTGATACATCTGCCCTTGAAGCAGATGTTGGTTTCAAAGCTTCAACCCCCATCAGCGTAGGCATTCCAAACTTTGTTGATTGGTATAAGGGCTATCACCAACTTTAG
- a CDS encoding 4-(cytidine 5'-diphospho)-2-C-methyl-D-erythritol kinase → MREMIEVSAPAKINLFLHIVGRRDDGYHLLESLFAFTQHGDVIRISEAEHLSFNITGPFADVLTSAGGDQENLVVQAAQAFAKEVGREANLEIELEKNLPVAAGIGGGSADAAATLIALNEYWKCGFERKHLEDIALTLGADVPACLYPHPLYVTGIGENVEQVSLPKPYTVLLVNPGVGVSTPEIFKAFHASGDDFDTSIGSSTAFEGEKFEPFLFEQSQNTLQKPAEKLCVEVSRVLEKLTSLNTADYVAMSGSGATCFALFSDLNVAKDAEQIIRMYDRNWWTMVDQLYP, encoded by the coding sequence ATGCGGGAAATGATTGAGGTTTCTGCACCTGCAAAAATTAACCTGTTTTTGCATATTGTTGGGCGGCGGGATGATGGATATCATCTGTTGGAGAGTTTGTTTGCTTTCACGCAGCATGGTGATGTGATCCGTATCTCGGAAGCTGAACATTTAAGCTTTAACATAACGGGTCCGTTTGCGGATGTGCTTACGAGCGCAGGCGGTGATCAAGAGAATTTGGTGGTTCAGGCTGCACAGGCTTTTGCTAAAGAGGTTGGGCGCGAGGCTAACCTTGAGATCGAATTAGAAAAGAACCTTCCTGTAGCGGCTGGAATAGGTGGCGGCTCAGCAGATGCCGCAGCAACACTTATTGCCTTGAATGAATATTGGAAATGTGGGTTCGAGCGCAAACATCTGGAAGATATAGCGCTTACTCTCGGGGCTGATGTACCAGCATGTTTATATCCGCATCCTCTTTATGTTACGGGTATTGGCGAGAATGTGGAACAGGTTTCACTACCGAAACCTTATACTGTTCTCCTCGTCAATCCGGGGGTGGGAGTGTCCACGCCTGAAATCTTTAAAGCATTTCATGCCTCTGGTGATGATTTTGACACGTCCATTGGAAGCAGTACTGCTTTTGAAGGAGAGAAGTTTGAGCCCTTCCTGTTTGAGCAGTCTCAAAACACCTTGCAAAAGCCTGCTGAAAAATTGTGTGTGGAAGTTTCCAGGGTGTTGGAAAAGCTAACCTCGCTGAACACAGCTGACTATGTAGCAATGTCTGGTAGTGGTGCTACCTGCTTTGCTTTATTCAGTGATTTAAATGTGGCGAAAGATGCTGAACAAATTATTCGGATGTACGACCGCAATTGGTGGACTATGGTAGACCAACTTTACCCCTAA
- a CDS encoding tetratricopeptide repeat protein translates to MRLQPLLAISLALAIGGCVTTTETGVTSENAPVPSNLRSEFEDTSPDGNFYGPFLAAIQSQTDLQHRDAAKHYLSALENDPDSRYVAERAFFQLLYSGQLEDAVEVSNRMMSDEEIVQDHLIKLLHILAVYQEEDWPRVRALLDEHLDTGFGFLITPILKAWTFAAEGDLELAEKALEVLKTRRFDNLANEHLAYMADYLGEKERAETLYNEIISSDRLTSVQPIISYAYMLIKQARFREAVQLLAEQNKRFKNQPYLLREGQNIVSGGIPSQIVSRPQSAAGLVFFRLGTELAQNNALQSAIIYMRIASFMTPEVEDTYFVLGSLFERAENIEEAIAAYNMVPLDSPRRAIAEARKIEAYRYGGRAELAEAFLRKELLKHPGNSKLSVDLADILQGRQDYDGAILYYSRAILAIKTPTANDWYPYFARGASFESRGDWEAAEADMIEALNIAPDEPVVLNHLGYSWIDRGKNIEQAKDMIARAVKARPNDGFIVDSMGWALYLTGEYMKAIEYLEQAVKLEPDEATLNDHLGDAYWRVGRKIEARFQWKHALDSNPTDEERLKLVEKLADGLPNNS, encoded by the coding sequence ATGAGATTGCAGCCACTTTTAGCCATCAGTTTAGCTCTAGCCATTGGTGGCTGCGTAACAACGACGGAAACCGGTGTTACTTCTGAAAATGCACCGGTTCCTTCCAATCTCCGCAGCGAATTTGAAGATACGTCGCCTGACGGTAATTTCTACGGCCCTTTTCTGGCAGCCATTCAATCGCAAACAGATTTGCAGCATAGAGATGCTGCCAAACATTATCTCTCCGCTTTAGAAAATGATCCGGACAGCCGTTATGTTGCTGAACGTGCTTTCTTTCAGCTTTTATATTCTGGCCAGCTTGAGGATGCCGTTGAAGTATCGAACCGTATGATGTCGGATGAAGAGATTGTACAGGATCATTTAATCAAGCTTTTACATATACTTGCGGTTTATCAGGAAGAGGATTGGCCCAGAGTTCGAGCCTTGCTTGATGAACATCTTGATACAGGATTTGGTTTTCTGATCACGCCAATTTTGAAGGCATGGACATTCGCCGCTGAAGGTGACTTGGAGCTAGCTGAAAAAGCGCTCGAAGTGCTTAAGACCAGACGATTTGATAACTTAGCTAATGAGCATTTGGCTTATATGGCTGATTATTTGGGTGAAAAAGAGCGTGCTGAAACACTGTATAATGAAATAATATCAAGTGATCGTCTTACCTCCGTTCAGCCTATTATTTCGTACGCATATATGCTGATTAAGCAAGCGAGATTTAGAGAAGCTGTTCAGTTGCTGGCTGAGCAAAATAAGCGATTTAAGAACCAACCTTATTTATTGCGTGAGGGGCAAAACATTGTAAGCGGTGGCATCCCTTCGCAGATAGTGAGCAGACCACAAAGCGCTGCTGGTCTAGTTTTCTTTCGGTTAGGGACAGAACTAGCACAGAATAATGCGCTCCAATCAGCAATTATTTATATGCGTATCGCCTCTTTTATGACGCCTGAAGTGGAAGATACATATTTTGTACTTGGATCACTGTTTGAACGCGCTGAAAATATTGAAGAGGCTATCGCTGCCTATAATATGGTGCCGCTTGATAGCCCGAGAAGGGCTATAGCGGAGGCGCGAAAAATTGAAGCGTACCGATATGGAGGTCGAGCTGAATTAGCGGAAGCTTTCCTCCGAAAAGAGCTGTTAAAGCATCCGGGCAACAGTAAGTTGTCGGTTGATCTTGCAGATATATTGCAGGGCCGTCAGGATTATGATGGAGCAATCCTCTATTACAGCCGTGCTATTTTAGCAATTAAGACACCTACAGCGAATGATTGGTATCCATATTTTGCTCGTGGGGCTTCTTTCGAAAGTAGAGGCGATTGGGAGGCCGCTGAAGCAGATATGATTGAGGCATTGAATATTGCACCTGATGAACCTGTAGTGCTTAACCATCTTGGGTATAGCTGGATTGATCGTGGTAAGAATATTGAGCAAGCGAAGGATATGATTGCACGCGCTGTAAAGGCTCGCCCTAACGATGGATTCATTGTGGATAGTATGGGGTGGGCTTTATATCTCACTGGTGAGTATATGAAGGCGATTGAGTATCTGGAACAGGCTGTTAAGCTTGAGCCTGATGAGGCAACGCTTAACGATCATTTAGGTGATGCATACTGGCGTGTTGGCCGTAAGATTGAAGCTCGTTTCCAGTGGAAACATGCACTTGATAGCAATCCAACCGATGAAGAGCGGTTAAAGCTTGTTGAAAAACTCGCTGACGGCTTACCTAATAATTCTTGA
- a CDS encoding electron transfer flavoprotein-ubiquinone oxidoreductase: MERESMEFDVVIVGGGPAGLSAAIRLMQLAQEKDQELMVCVIEKGSEIGAHILSGAVVDPIALNELIPDWKEKGAPLNVPVTDNQHWVLSENGKTSMPHFIMPPLLSNNGMYTVSLGNVTRWLAEQAEAMGVEIYPGFAGAEVLYHEDGRVKGVATGDMGIGRDGEPKASHEPGMELHAKYTLFAEGCRGSLSKQLEEKFNLREDCQFQTYGIGIKELWDIKPENHVEGRVIHSQGWPLDNSTAGGGFIYHQENNQIAIGFVVTLDYENPHLSPFDEMQRFKTHPEVRKILEGGRRVAYGARAINEGGLQSVPKLFFPGGALIGCAAGFVNVPRIKGSHNAMKSGMLAAENAFEAIVGGSEGEKLLEGYEEDFNNSWIYKDLYKVRNARPALGKFGVKIGTLYSGFDMWMNTLGLGGLMPTLKHKHKDNEATGKAKDFAPIDYPKPDGEISFDKLSSVFLSSTNHEEDQPVHLQLKDETVPVSINLKDYNGPEQRFCPAGVYEYVGDNDAEMKLQINAQNCVHCKTCDIKDITQNINWVVPEGGGGPNYPNM; encoded by the coding sequence ATGGAACGCGAATCCATGGAATTTGATGTAGTGATTGTTGGTGGTGGCCCAGCGGGTCTTTCTGCCGCTATTCGCTTGATGCAGCTGGCTCAGGAAAAAGATCAGGAACTCATGGTCTGTGTGATCGAAAAGGGTTCTGAAATTGGCGCTCATATTCTTTCTGGTGCGGTGGTTGATCCTATCGCTCTTAATGAACTTATTCCTGATTGGAAGGAAAAGGGTGCACCGCTTAATGTTCCTGTGACAGATAACCAGCATTGGGTTCTGTCTGAAAATGGCAAAACATCCATGCCGCACTTCATCATGCCGCCACTACTTTCAAACAACGGCATGTATACGGTTTCTCTTGGTAATGTAACACGCTGGCTTGCAGAACAAGCTGAAGCAATGGGTGTAGAAATTTACCCGGGCTTTGCAGGCGCTGAGGTGCTTTACCATGAAGATGGCCGCGTTAAAGGTGTGGCAACAGGTGATATGGGTATTGGCCGCGATGGTGAACCAAAAGCCAGCCATGAACCGGGCATGGAACTTCATGCGAAATATACACTGTTTGCGGAAGGTTGCCGTGGTTCTCTTTCAAAGCAGCTTGAAGAGAAATTTAACCTCCGCGAAGATTGTCAGTTCCAGACATACGGTATCGGTATCAAAGAACTTTGGGATATCAAGCCTGAGAACCACGTTGAAGGTCGCGTGATCCACTCACAGGGCTGGCCGCTTGATAACAGCACAGCTGGCGGTGGTTTCATTTACCATCAGGAGAACAACCAGATTGCTATCGGTTTTGTTGTAACGCTTGATTATGAAAACCCACATCTGTCACCATTTGATGAGATGCAGCGCTTTAAAACGCACCCTGAGGTTCGTAAGATTCTGGAAGGTGGGCGCCGCGTAGCATACGGCGCGCGTGCTATTAATGAAGGTGGCTTGCAGTCTGTGCCGAAGCTCTTCTTCCCGGGTGGCGCGCTTATTGGCTGTGCCGCAGGTTTTGTGAACGTACCACGTATTAAAGGCAGCCATAATGCTATGAAATCTGGCATGCTAGCGGCTGAAAATGCGTTTGAAGCAATTGTTGGCGGCTCTGAAGGTGAAAAGCTGCTTGAAGGTTACGAAGAAGATTTCAACAACAGCTGGATTTATAAAGATCTTTATAAAGTACGGAATGCGCGCCCGGCACTTGGTAAGTTCGGCGTGAAGATTGGCACGCTTTATTCCGGCTTCGATATGTGGATGAACACGCTTGGGCTTGGTGGTTTGATGCCAACATTGAAGCACAAGCACAAAGATAATGAAGCAACTGGTAAAGCAAAAGATTTTGCACCAATCGATTATCCGAAGCCGGATGGTGAAATTTCATTTGATAAGCTTTCTTCTGTATTCCTTTCGTCTACGAACCATGAAGAAGATCAGCCTGTTCACCTTCAGCTAAAGGATGAGACTGTACCAGTTTCTATTAACCTGAAAGACTATAATGGCCCAGAACAGCGTTTCTGTCCGGCAGGTGTTTATGAATATGTCGGTGATAACGATGCTGAGATGAAGCTTCAAATCAACGCGCAAAACTGTGTACATTGTAAAACTTGTGATATTAAAGATATTACACAGAATATTAACTGGGTTGTTCCAGAGGGCGGCGGGGGGCCAAACTACCCGAATATGTAA
- a CDS encoding uracil-DNA glycosylase encodes MNIETADTRELSALLAWYVAMGADEAADLEPVDRFVIPEPVAKPQKGQQQERSRPTPIQARPAKPAIGAGIEAAEKAAAACTNVEELEAALKAFDGGMLKRSSKNTVFADGKLGADLMIIGEAPGTYEDRDGKPFIGPNGDMLEKMLTAIGLKRDEHVYLSDVLPWRPLGNAKPDDATIAMCLPFLKKHIELAKPKYLLLMGVVSAQAVLGTKDGISRLRGKWKDIEIGGQTFAAMATYHPSYLMAQPQMKGATWRDLLAVKERLES; translated from the coding sequence ATGAATATTGAAACTGCAGATACAAGAGAGCTAAGCGCACTGCTTGCATGGTATGTAGCCATGGGCGCAGATGAAGCCGCTGATCTCGAACCGGTTGATCGTTTCGTTATCCCGGAACCTGTAGCGAAACCTCAAAAGGGCCAGCAACAGGAACGGTCCCGTCCAACACCTATTCAGGCACGTCCGGCAAAACCCGCGATTGGAGCTGGCATTGAAGCGGCTGAAAAAGCCGCCGCGGCTTGCACTAACGTGGAGGAACTGGAAGCAGCCCTGAAAGCCTTTGATGGTGGCATGCTCAAACGTTCGTCAAAAAACACGGTATTTGCTGACGGTAAATTAGGGGCTGACTTGATGATTATCGGCGAAGCTCCCGGCACCTATGAAGACCGGGACGGCAAGCCCTTCATTGGCCCTAATGGTGATATGCTTGAGAAAATGCTTACAGCAATTGGCCTTAAGCGTGATGAACATGTTTATTTGTCGGATGTATTGCCGTGGCGTCCCCTTGGAAATGCCAAACCAGATGATGCAACCATTGCCATGTGCCTGCCGTTCCTGAAAAAGCATATTGAACTTGCTAAACCTAAGTATCTCTTGCTGATGGGTGTTGTTTCCGCCCAAGCTGTGTTGGGGACAAAAGATGGCATTTCCCGCCTGCGCGGAAAATGGAAAGATATTGAGATTGGTGGTCAGACTTTTGCCGCAATGGCGACATATCACCCGTCCTATCTTATGGCACAACCACAAATGAAAGGCGCCACATGGCGCGATCTGCTTGCTGTTAAGGAGCGACTTGAATCCTGA